Within Fusarium fujikuroi IMI 58289 draft genome, chromosome FFUJ_chr08, the genomic segment TACTTGATGGCGAGAGTTAGAGCTGCACTCAGCTGCCACTGCGAGATCTCTACTGACGTTTTGTAGGGATGGTGCAAGCTCAATCATGTCTCGCTTGGCAGAAAAGTAGCCCCGTCCTGCAGCAGCCCACCTAAAGAATTTTGATGATTTCGACGCATAGACCAACATATCTTAGTGCTGCGTTGACACGATAGTCTTTACTTTCATATCAAGATGAAAaacctcaagaagatccgCACGCTTGGCGAGCTTATCGTCAAACCTGGCGAGATCCCGATATCCAATACCCCACGCATCAAATGTGAGACCCTGTAGATGTTCTCGCGGGGTACTCTACCCAACTCAGTGCTCAGAATCAGATCGCAAAGTGACTGGAGCGTTTCAGCAGTAGAGTTGATTCCCAGCCGATATCTCCGCCACTACTTATCCTGAAGTTTTGGGCTGTGGTATGCTGATATCGTGGACGCTTGGATGAGAGTTTAATAGCCCATGGCTAGTAAGGCTACCATTGGTATGCATGTTAAAACCCTTATCCTTAGTCTGGAAATCTTCTGTTGATCCTGAGTTGACATGGAAAGGTATATGGCCTATGATTGGTGAGTTCCCGTGGATTGGAACGATCTATGATGAACTGGGAAAAAGAATCTTTAGACATCTACAAGCTCGAAGTGCTGATATAGGAAAACAATGTTGAGAGCACCACGTCTCGagtattttcttgctctctaAGATGCTTACTAAGCCTCTTCATGTCCCGTCACCACTCTAGCGCTCTGCAAACTACGGGAGGCCTACCAaatgtctaagttgtgagctagatATGTTATTTGcggttgagacttgtggctgagagcttattcCAGCAGACAGAACCTAGGAGGCCTACCAAGCGGGGTAAACAGCCCGAATTGCTTTGCCTTCTCCATTCCCCTTCCTTCACTTTACAAGTCAACCAAGACAGTAAGCGGCAGGGCCAAATATGCGCCCTTTCTTTCGAAACTCATTCGCAATTCGTCAAACATTGTTTGGATGCAGACCGCTGCAGCCCCAGTATCAAATGTTCAGCAGCACAAAAGTCTTGACCCAGCATAACAAGGCAAAACATGGAAAATTGCCAAAGACAATCCCAGTCCAGAAACAAGAGATAAAGGTCCCAATCCCTCAACCTTTACTGGAATATCATTTCAAAGACCCGAGCTACAGAAGATTCCCGCTACTCAACATGGCCGTCATCCACGATCGCCTCATTCTCCAATGCCATTCCTCTCAGCGCCTGAAAAAGGAGGGCTACAATATGGGTCAGGAAAATTGTAACAACGGGACAAAAGCCGCCATAAGAAACAAAAGGATTAGGGCTCCTAATCCAGACCCGCTATGGCCCAAAAGAAAAGCAGTCGCTCTCGATTGCGAAATGGTGTGGGTCAGAAACGGTGGCCGTGAGATATTATCTATCAGCGTTGTCGACTTCTTTAGTGGCGAAGTTTTGGTTTATTCCCTTGTTGAACCTCAAGAGCCTATCGTGGATTGGCGCACACATATTCATGGCATAGGGCCAGAATCACTTTCAATGGCCATGTCTCAAGGACGAGTTCTTCCCGGTTGGGCAGCAGCGCGACAACAGCTGTTCAAGCATATCAACACAGAAACCGTAATAGTTGGGCAGTCTCTACAGCACGATTTGAAATGGCTACGGGTATCACATGTGAGGATTTTCGATACTGCTATTGTCGCAGCAGAAGCTGTGTCTGGAACAGACTTTGGTTTTGGTCGCCGGTGGAGTCTCAAATCACTCTGTGCAGATTTGTTGAAGTTGCGTATCCGGCAGGGTCCCGAGGCTCATTGTGCCTTGGAGGACGCTATGGCGGCACGAGAGGTTGCGCTCTGGTGTATATGCTACCCTGACAAGTTGAAGCAATGGGCAAAGAGGGCACACAAAAAGAGTCGTACTGAAAGGCCGAAAGAGGCGGATCATAAGAaaaatggaagaagaaaagtgtatcattctcatgatggtggtgaaggcAATGTTGGGGTCCCTCTATAGGAAGAGGTAGATAATTGGACATGGCCAACAGGCCATTAAGTCCGTCTACAGGACTGTACCTATCTTGAAAGGCGATGTTGTTCTGAACGAAACAAAATACAAAACACTCGACTTCGCTTCGTCGCTGAGTTGGGTCATGCAGTCAAAGAGGGAAATGATGATTAAGAATTGACAGAAAGTGATCCAGCCCACTGACAATACATGAAATTCCAATTGCCATGTAGAATATAAGGGTAGTATGAacatttttatatataagcaTCCTCAATGGGAtgacaaaagaagaaggcttggAGACGAGATGACTGCTACCTGAGAAAATGTAGACTTCTAAGCTATTCTTCTATTTCTACACCACTAAGCAGCTTCTCCGCCCTGGGTCAAAAAGATCCGGGTTATGATCCTCCTGTTTCTTCTCAACGGCAGAATCCAAGACCATCCTCCCATGCGCGTCATGTAGATCAACAGGCAGCTTGATGTCATGGCAAAGAATTCGTAGAACGTCCACCACCAGGCTTCCTCTTGTTATGGAGCTATAATGAAGCACGGTTCGACCCTTTGCATCTAAGGATTTTCGGAATATGCCTAAATTTGCTTATGTCTGGTGTACTCCTACAGAGCATCAGCGGTACCGCTTGTGCTAAAGACTGAATTAATTCACTGCGTTCAGCTGTTGAGGACAGCATAATGCAAAGTGGTTCTCCCTTCCTGGTTCCACACATCGGCATCGGACCCAGACCTATTGTGAAAGTTACCTTGAAGCCCTGGAATGAAACCCATCGGCTATTAGACACTTCAAAGCATTCCCTTGACCCTGACGTGTCAATGTTCTAGACCGTATGAACGACCAATCAAAGGATCTAAAATGTAGGTTATTGGTTTGCGATTTGGTCTTTTTGCAAAAATATGCTTTCTCGTATTGTATAAATACATCGTGTTTTCGCCAAGAAATATCAGAATATCCAACTCAACTCATCCCATCAaccctcatcaccatcaccatgaagATCACCGCTTTTCTCACTGCTGCCTTCGTTGGCGCTGCTTCGGCCGCTGATACGCTATACCTCGTAAACTCCTGGAAAGGTAACGAGATCTCTAGCGGAATGGCATACTACGCCGATGGACACGACGCAACAGGCGGAACCGGAGGCTCTCGCCCCGATGACTACGTCGACGTCACTCACGGAAGCCACATCATCTGGGAAGGCCAACCCGTAAAGGGTAAGTCTTTCAGTTCAATCTCGAAAAGACGACATTAACTAGGATTAGGCACCTTTCGCACAGGCGTGTCTTTCACGTCAAATATCTTTGCGGATGCGGCTAGCAAGCATGATAATGCATGGGCTGGCACGGGCACCAATGGATACCATACATATAACTGCTGGAAGCGTACCGGAGCTGTTGGAAAGCCTATTGTTTTGTATACAGTTGATGGTTGGACTGTTGAGACCGTCTACTACTGCCGGCCATTTAACTAGAGTGATGGCTGGGATGCATCTGTACCGACTATGATGATGACTCGGGTACCGCACGTTCAAACTATACTTCTTGTCTATAAGATCTTTCAAATTGAGGTCACTTGATTATCTACTACCAATCACTGTTATTCGCTGTTCTAATCTTCGTCTTTTCTCAGACATAAGCCTGTTTGCCATGAAACGAGGATCTCGACACAGACTAAGAATGACACATTTGGGGAGCTTGACCCATCAGCCGATGCCATCGCCACTGAGCCTGCCTGATAATGCAATGTCGATGACTGAGGACGATACCTGGAAGCACCACACGGGTTTCGAAACTACTGTTATGAAGACGGGCATTCACCGCAACTCATCTGTATGCTTCGACGAGAGGGAGACCTGACCCAACGCCTGCATGAAATCCTTCTGTGCTTCAGCCGACCATATCGGTGCTCTCCAAGCAACGAAGCCATCTGGCCGAATCAACGAACAGCCGCTATCATCCACCCCATAAAGCCTGTTGAAGTCGCCCTTATTCTTTTCGGTAACGTCACCTCCAACGTGCACAAACACAATCTTTACGCCTGTCGTTTTATATGCCTCTGCCACGAGCTGGCTccatctcttctcttttgatATACTAACCCATGTTGTACCGAAACAGTCTAGAGTTGAGCCATTATCACCTTTGAGTGCAACGTGCGGTGCTCTGGTGCCTGGCTGTCCATTCCACTCATTTGGCCTCTTTACGGGAGCTGATCCATCTGGACCACCGACGATGGCCTTTGAGTTATAAAAATACCCGAATTCCATCGCCACATCATCCATTATCTCAACATTCTTTCCAGGCCATTCCTTGTTGACGACGTATCGCTTGTAGTCCTCCCTCGCAAAGATCTGGTCATGTCGGACGTCTGCGACAGGTCTTCTCTCAACGTCGTATGTATCAAGAAGTTCTGGCGATGATTCACCACAAAGTACAGATGCAAGCTTCCAAGCAAGGTTATGTGCATCGGCTATACCAGTGTTTGCTCCATAGCCGCCGCGATTCGGAGGTAGGGCATGAGCTGCATCGCCAGCCAGGAAGACGCGACCAGAAGAGAACTTATCCGCGATGAGACCACCAATGTCCCATTTTCCAGTGGTGATGAGTTGGATGTCCTCGTCACGGAGATCCTGTACACCAGAAGCCTTGCGGATCATGTCGCGCTGGGTGGCGTCATCTAGAACAGCTTCAGGATCGTCGACATCTTCGTTCCAAGCCAACATCCATCGCCCACCGCCATAAGTGGTCATGAAAGCCTCGAAACCATCTTCGCGACCTTCGATCTGGAATTGACTGTAGCCGTGGTCGAGGAAATGCTGTAGAGGCTCGCATCTGAACATGATGCTCTGGAGCTTCCGAAGAAGACCAACGCCATGGCGCTGGATGCCGAGACTTTCTCGAATACGGCTGCGGTTGCCATCGCATGCGACCATGTAACTTGCCTTGACATGAATTTCTTCGCCGTCATTCGAAGTGGCATTGACTGTAACGCCTTGATTATCTTGACTCCAGCCCGTAACAGTAAAACCCAGTCTAAGATCCGCACCAAGCTCCCTCGCCCGATCTCTCAAAACAGGTTCAATGACATCTTGAGCAATAGCAACACCTTCTGTAGGAGAGTATTCCGCAAACGAGACAGGAGGTCCACCTTTAGGTTTCTGTGTCCAGCCTTGCTCCTTCGTCCACTTGCCGGCAAGACTCTCAACAACGATACGGCGAGGTGGGCCGCCTGACCATTGGATTCCTTTGAGTTTCGACTCTACGCCAACGGTACGGAAGAGTTCAATTGTGCGGGCAGTGTAGCCGATGGCACGAGGGTGAAGGGAACTGCCGGGGTGGCGCTCTATGAGGATGGTGGGCACGTTGAGatgggagaggaagagggcgGTTGAGAGGCCGACGAGGCTGCCGCCGACGATGACAACTGATGTTTCTTGTGTAGTTACCATGGTTAATGGAAGACAGGTAAATGTGTAGGAGTGATGAGCGATAATTTAGTAGGCAGATTAGGTCCTATATAGTTGCCACCAACACTGCTGATCAAGACCCGAAAATACATGTTTCGGGGCCGACGATAAGATCGGGCTAGGGACGGGACGGCACAGTTGGTTCGGGACCGGTGCCCCCCACTTCTCGGCATTTAGACAGTCCGGCCTCGGGCGACCCGGATTTGCACCAAAACCGTTCAAGAATGAATGCTCAACTTATGCTTATTCTAAGAGGCCATATCGTACTGTTCACCGattttaatttcctttttctGGAAGTGGTACTATGCTCAACCTTGCTGATGCACCGCGATAGAGTCTTGTGATCGACCGTGAGCATTATCTGAATGCAGTTCATAGTAAGCATGCTTTGTCAACTCCACCTCGTCTGCATTCGATGCAAGAATGCCATCTCCCAAATGTCGTGAGTTCTGACGGGATTTGCTTCCCCACATGGCTGTTCCATTTGACGTAGGCTTTGATGGATCTGTGTTCCCGCTTGAACTCAATTGCTTCAACCCAAGCTTCTTCCAGACAAACTTGATCAAGGGACGCATCGTTGGGAGACAGCAGCAGATCACCGCACTGATCGGTCAGCATTGCATTCGTAGCGACTTTCAAGAAAATGCATACCTGTAGACCTCCATGCCGGTCCAGATCATCAGGTCGACAGTTCCCCAAGTTGGATCCGTCAGATCAACGGTGATGACCTTGGTGAGGCGGATGATGGTGACGAAACAGGCACTTCCTTTATCAGTACAACAGTCACTACTTGAAGGAGATTTACTCACAAACTACCAAAGACCAACATGATTGCGATCAAGATCTTATGGTACAAGGGTACCTTCAAGGCCCAGATATACGGCAGAGGAACAATCATTAGACCAATGTCAGTGATGATACCACCAATCGCGACTCCAACATAAAATTTCGAAAGATCGATGCAGTTCTGGTTCGTGCCATCCCAAAAGCTAGAAATAGGCCAGCATGTTCGAATCGATGGAACATACTACGCAATGTCAGTATTGGCCGTGGGTCATTCTGGTGGTGAGCCTTACCGTCGAGATGGCCCATGCAACGATAAAGGCGACGAATCCGTGCAGGAAATATCTCATGCTCGAGACACCGAAGATATGGTAGAAAAATGCTACAAGGGATAGCCTCGCACAGGCCAACGCCGTTGTGTACATGATCTCATTTGCAACGAtggccttgaagaagtttTCGATGTTCTTCAGGTCATCCTGCATCACCCAAGCAAGATGCCTACCTAGGCCAAATCGAAGCCACAGCATACTTGTGATGAATACCCCAACAGTATTGAACTATAAGCAATGTCAGACGCGTCAACTTCGGGGTCGTTGGTACGACTTACAGCTGCAAAGTACGCTAGCCAATCGTCCCAAGACagcgtcttcttcgtcaaccttgatgaAAAGAACCGACACGGCACAatgatcatcatcacgaTGAAGAATGCGATATGCGTCGCATAAACCTCATTTTGCCGACTCTCATTGAGAAAAGCCGGATCGTAGGTAACCTCGTCCCCATTGGCAGCCATATTGCTAGCTCGTATGGAGAGTAAACGGTTTGAGAGGGGACTAGAGTTTAGCGCGAAGGCATTTATTAGAGTAAATATGGCATAGTCAGTTGAGATTGATCATCGGAATTATTTCCCTTGAGGATTGGGTATCAAGATTAGCATGAGTCGGTTGAAAACTAGGGTGTGGCAGGGGCCATGACTCGGACGCGAGGTTAATGTCGGTATACTATTTGTGGAAAGACCCTGTAATTGCATGAGTTTCGGCATCTCTGTCAGAACGTGGTTTCGCGGGAGCCGGGCTAATTATTAGCATGCATATGAGAGGGGACTTGTTCGGTGATTCTTGAGCAAGTGACTATAAATCTGCATTGCGCCACCAACACATCATCTGTGCGGTTGCATTGTCACTCactctttttgctttttacCATGTCTCCAACGATCTTGGCTGTACCCGGTGCATGGCATACCGTCGAGTCATTCGAGCCCATAAAGAAGATCTTCACGCAAAAGGGATACCACTTCGTCAGTCAAAACGCACCGGGGTTACATGATGCAAATGGCACTTGCCAAGACGACGCTGAATCATTAAGGAGAAAACTCCTGCTCCcgcttgttgaagatggcaaggaTATCGTTGTGCTGATGCATTCGTATGGCGGAATGTATGGCTCACAGGCTGTTCAGGGCTTAAGCAAGAAAGAGCGGGAACAAGCGGGTAAGAAAGGTGGTGTGACTGCCCTGATCTACGTCTCGGCTGTGACACCCGTTGAAGGAAAAACGACTTTGGACATGATGGGCACAGATGCAAAGAACCTCCCCCCATGGGTTGAATACAACGTACGTAATTCAACATCCCCGCCCCTGTTCCGTGCCGCAGGACGACCCCACAGACTAAAAACTCTAATTACCGCAGGAGACAACGGGCTGGGTCAAGTTCACTGGAGCGAAAGACACAATGTATCACGACATTCTTGACACAGAAGCAGAGCATTACATCTCACTGCTAAAAGACCAAGCGCTGAATAGTATGAACACGCCGATTTCTTATTCTCCGCTTACAGATGAGAATTATAAGGGAAAGGCTGGTTATGTTATCTGCGGCGCTGATCGTGTTGTACCCCCGGCGGGACAGGAGATGTATGCAGCTGTAGGGGGGGTCGACAGGAAAGTGACAGTTGAGAAGGCGAGCCATGCGTTCTTTGCTACTGCGGCCGAGGAGACTGTCGACGCGATTCTTCAGCTGGTGGAGAGCTGAAAGTTTTATCCCTGTTTTGTCGGCTTGGTGTCTCAGTTTAATTAGGCATGTTGAAACTATTTGGAttcttggcaagaaggtGCAAATAAAGCATTCGAAAACTGTGCTGACAAGTCTACGATATGCTAAACCATGTCCTTGTCTCTGCTTTTTGACGCTGTCTCCCGTCTTTAGCATGTTAGGGTTCAGTGCGGTAGTTTCCAATGCCAGGCCGACAGATACGAggcgataagataagatatcGGTAACCTCAACTTGGATAACCGAAGACATAGCCGCGAACAAAAGGCAAAGATTGTACGGAACAAAGATTGTAATGCTAGTATTTCTGGAGCGAGATACCTTGAAGTACACCCACCCACAATTTATGTCTGATGTCAAACAAATAACCCAGGATGTGATGGTCTTTGCCAGAACAGCCGCGCTAGAattgcttcttccagtcaTAGAGTAGTGTAACCCCGTGTTTCgtgtttgcagcctaaaggttaaccttataggcggCAGTCATCCCCATAGTTCAAGCTCCTTCAACGCCCTTCTCAAAGAACTCATTACCAGTCCCGAAACCGCTTCCTTTTATCCTTATTTCCCTAACTCATGAGCTTTGTCAGACCACATGATAAGAAACTTCTGGAGTGTAGTCGGGCTGGGCATCAAGAAactctcctttctcttcccaTTCTCGTAAATCATGAAAAACGGGACGCCTTGAACGTCGAGTTTTTCAGCAAGATCAGGTACGTCGTCGATGTCTAGTTTAGCGAGGACGAAGAGCTCCGGGTTGTAGGGGATTTGGTTGGAGAGTCTGTCGTAGATAGGGCTCATGGCCTTACAGGGACCGGCCCATGAAgcattggcattgatgatgacgacttTGTATTTCTTGCGGAGTTTCTCGTagtcttcttggcttttgatCTCAATGACAGGCATTATGAAGTTTGGTTTGGCCTGGATtcaataataataaaggtagaTAGTGCGGGGAAATGGACGAGTACCGGGAAGAGAGAGTTGTAGGTTATAACTGGTTTCAGTAGCCACTGATACATTCGACGAGATAAGAGAGAACGAGACAGGAGATACTTTGCTGTCCAATTGGATGTCATGTCGCTGCGTCCTCGAGACCATCACTTCCTTGCATTGGAATGTTGCCATGCATATTAGCCAATTGGCAAGACAGTACCGAGTGGCTGGTCCGGTAGTTGAACTATAAATGGAACTATTGGCGTGGAGGGC encodes:
- a CDS encoding related to integral membrane protein; translation: MAANGDEVTYDPAFLNESRQNEVYATHIAFFIVMMIIVPCRFFSSRLTKKTLSWDDWLAYFAAFNTVGVFITSMLWLRFGLGRHLAWVMQDDLKNIENFFKAIVANEIMYTTALACARLSLVAFFYHIFGVSSMRYFLHGFVAFIVAWAISTYVPSIRTCWPISSFWDGTNQNCIDLSKFYVGVAIGGIITDIGLMIVPLPYIWALKVPLYHKILIAIMLVFGSFACFVTIIRLTKVITVDLTDPTWGTVDLMIWTGMEVYSAVICCCLPTMRPLIKFVWKKLGLKQLSSSGNTDPSKPTSNGTAMWGSKSRQNSRHLGDGILASNADEVELTKHAYYELHSDNAHGRSQDSIAVHQQG
- a CDS encoding related to phenol 2-monooxygenase, coding for MVTTQETSVVIVGGSLVGLSTALFLSHLNVPTILIERHPGSSLHPRAIGYTARTIELFRTVGVESKLKGIQWSGGPPRRIVVESLAGKWTKEQGWTQKPKGGPPVSFAEYSPTEGVAIAQDVIEPVLRDRARELGADLRLGFTVTGWSQDNQGVTVNATSNDGEEIHVKASYMVACDGNRSRIRESLGIQRHGVGLLRKLQSIMFRCEPLQHFLDHGYSQFQIEGREDGFEAFMTTYGGGRWMLAWNEDVDDPEAVLDDATQRDMIRKASGVQDLRDEDIQLITTGKWDIGGLIADKFSSGRVFLAGDAAHALPPNRGGYGANTGIADAHNLAWKLASVLCGESSPELLDTYDVERRPVADVRHDQIFAREDYKRYVVNKEWPGKNVEIMDDVAMEFGYFYNSKAIVGGPDGSAPVKRPNEWNGQPGTRAPHVALKGDNGSTLDCFGTTWVSISKEKRWSQLVAEAYKTTGVKIVFVHVGGDVTEKNKGDFNRLYGVDDSGCSLIRPDGFVAWRAPIWSAEAQKDFMQALGQVSLSSKHTDELR
- a CDS encoding related to thioredoxin, with the translated sequence MPVIEIKSQEDYEKLRKKYKVVIINANASWAGPCKAMSPIYDRLSNQIPYNPELFVLAKLDIDDVPDLAEKLDVQGVPFFMIYENGKRKESFLMPSPTTLQKFLIMWSDKAHELGK
- a CDS encoding related to RNA EXonuclease, whose protein sequence is MASKATIVWKSSVDPELTWKGIWPMIDLWLRAYSSRQNLGGLPSGVNSPNCFAFSIPLPSLYKSTKTPQYQMFSSTKVLTQHNKAKHGKLPKTIPVQKQEIKVPIPQPLLEYHFKDPSYRRFPLLNMAVIHDRLILQCHSSQRLKKEGYNMGQENCNNGTKAAIRNKRIRAPNPDPLWPKRKAVALDCEMVWVRNGGREILSISVVDFFSGEVLVYSLVEPQEPIVDWRTHIHGIGPESLSMAMSQGRVLPGWAAARQQLFKHINTETVIVGQSLQHDLKWLRVSHVRIFDTAIVAAEAVSGTDFGFGRRWSLKSLCADLLKLRIRQGPEAHCALEDAMAAREVALWCICYPDKLKQWAKRAHKKSRTERPKEADHKKNGRRKVYHSHDGGEGNVGVPL